The Archangium primigenium genomic interval TGGAGGTCGTTGCCGCACTCAAGGCGTGCCCGCTCTTCAAGGACTTCTCCGACGTCGGCCTGCAGATCTTCGCCGCCATCGGGGTGTCCCGGGCGTTTCCCAAGGGCTCCGTGCTCTTCACCGAGGGCCGTCCGGGCGAGTCCCTGCTCATCATCCACGACGGCTCGGTGCGCCTGAGCGCCCGGAGCACCTCGGGGGAGGAGACATCCCTGGGCGAGGTGGGCCCGGGAGAACCCCTGGGCGAGCTGGCCCTGCTCCAGAAGGGCGAGCGGCAGTGCACCGCCACCGCCCTCACGGACGTGTCCGCGGTGGAGCTGCGCCACGCGGACTTCCAGCGGCTCACCGCCCAGAAGCCCCAGGCCTGCGTGAAGCTGCTCATGGGCATCGTCCTGCACTTCAGCCAGAAGGTCCGCGACAACCGCGAGGCCATGAAGTCGCTCGTGGGCAAGACGTGAGCCCACCCCGTCCCCCTTGCGCCCCGTGCTACCTTCTCGGGGGAGGACCCGGAAGTAGGACCCGGAAGTAGGGCCCGGACGTAGGACAATGGGGCGCATCCCCTGACTTCCTCCCACGCGAGAGGCGTGGCGGGAGACGGGGCGGAGGGCGGAAAGGTGGCGAGCGAGCCTGGACGCTCGTACCCAGAGCAGGGGGCTCTGCGAGGGAATCCTGGGCGTGCCGGGGCGAAGCCCGGAGTTTTAGTGGCGCGGGCCCGGTTGATGCGGGGGCGCTGGGTGGTTCCGGCGCGGGACATCCCGTCGGACCTCCAAC includes:
- a CDS encoding cyclic nucleotide-binding domain-containing protein, which encodes MEVVAALKACPLFKDFSDVGLQIFAAIGVSRAFPKGSVLFTEGRPGESLLIIHDGSVRLSARSTSGEETSLGEVGPGEPLGELALLQKGERQCTATALTDVSAVELRHADFQRLTAQKPQACVKLLMGIVLHFSQKVRDNREAMKSLVGKT